In Amaranthus tricolor cultivar Red isolate AtriRed21 chromosome 5, ASM2621246v1, whole genome shotgun sequence, a genomic segment contains:
- the LOC130813243 gene encoding uncharacterized protein LOC130813243 isoform X2: MTPMEAYTRLWKIVLEVNSIVSGYKSEKYLSDIDSILASGSNSELGCDQDYEFVEDDQEDMFQPQKGNVVFGCGLDGWGFSVEEFAEFYASKLGASTAALRKALWGPWYFNTKSKRIVGKKAMGGGSKVRPMFVQFVLEPLWQVYQAALEPDGDKGMLVKVIKSFNLSVPSRELSNKDPKAVLQAVMSRWLPLSDTVLSMVIRCMPDPVTAQGWRIGRLLPKREVVDKVAESEVFSEAEFTRKCVEKCDSSSDAPTVAFVSKMFAVPRKMIPQLGPNGEILNNSTDEYGNNTESDECFLAFARIFSGVLTSGQKIYVLSALYDPLKGETSQKHLQVAELQSLYLMMGQGLKPVASAKAGNVVAIRGLGQHILKSATLSSTKNCWPFSSLMFQVSPMLKVAIEPSDPSDMSALMKGLRLLNRADPFVEVSVSSRGEHVLAAAGEVHLERCTKDLKERFAKVSLEVSPPLVSYKETIEGEGPNPLDNLKVLLGNTDFVEKTTPNGRCTVRVHVMKLPTALTKLLDENSDTLGEIISGKLGQTYKKLESQIGSVAEDEEPLEALRKRITDAVESDIVSAVGENDTDKIQKCKLLWDQLLERIWSLGPGQVGPNLLITPDSKDKNTEDSIIVPGYSHVSAKLGFIDDSKNSCSAQVDQALYAEAVSLESSVVSGFQIATSAGPLCDEPMWGLAFIVEAYISSASTQSSEADNSQQLLEQYGMFTGQVMTAVKEACRAAVLQKKPRLVEAMYFCELTTPVEHLGAMYSVLARRRARIVKEEMIESSSLFTVHTYLPVSESFGFADELRKWTSGSSSALLVLSHWEQLMEDPFFVPKTEEEIEEFGDGSSVPRNTARKLIDAVRRRKGLPVEEKVVQHATKQRTLARKV; encoded by the coding sequence ATGACGCCCATGGAAGCTTATACTAGATTATGGAAGATAGTTCTTGAGGTTAATAGTATAGTGAGTGGATATAAATCTGAGAAATATTTATCAGATATTGATTCTATTCTTGCTAGCGGGTCGAACAGTGAATTGGGTTGTGATCAAGATTATGAATTTGTGGAAGATGATCAGGAAGATATGTTTCAACCTCAAAAGGGTAATGTGGTTTTTGGTTGTGGATTGGATGGATGGGGTTTTAGTGTGGAGGAGTTTGCTGAGTTTTATGCATCTAAACTTGGAGCGAGTACCGCTGCTTTGAGAAAGGCGTTATGGGGTCCTTGGTATTTTAACACCAAGAGTAAGAGAATAGTGGGAAAGAAAGCAATGGGAGGGGGCAGTAAGGTTCGTCCGATGTTCGTTCAGTTTGTTTTGGAACCTTTGTGGCAGGTTTATCAGGCGGCTCTTGAGCCCGATGGTGACAAGGGGATGTTAGTGAAGGTGATTAAATCATTTAATTTGTCCGTTCCATCACGTGAGCTTAGTAATAAGGATCCTAAAGCTGTTCTTCAAGCTGTGATGAGTCGCTGGTTGCCGCTTTCTGATACTGTGTTGTCGATGGTTATAAGGTGTATGCCAGACCCTGTAACAGCACAGGGTTGGCGAATTGGTAGGTTACTTCCTAAGAGGGAGGTTGTGGATAAGGTGGCTGAGTCTGAGGTGTTTTCTGAGGCTGAATTCACAAGGAAGTGTGTGGAAAAATGTGATTCTAGTTCTGATGCTCCGACTGTTGCTTTTGTTTCTAAGATGTTTGCTGTTCCGAGGAAGATGATTCCTCAATTGGGTCCAAATGGGGAAATATTGAATAATTCGACTGATGAATATGGGAATAACACGGAATCTGATGAATGTTTTCTTGCATTTGCTAGGATCTTTAGTGGAGTTCTTACTTCAGGACAGAAAATCTATGTTCTTTCTGCTTTGTATGACCCACTTAAAGGGGAAACATCACAGAAGCATTTGCAGGTTGCAGAACTACAGTCATTGTATCTGATGATGGGGCAGGGTTTAAAACCTGTTGCCTCGGCCAAGGCTGGGAATGTGGTAGCTATACGAGGACTTGGACAGCATATCTTGAAAAGTGCTACTCTTTCATCAACTAAGAACTGTTGGCCTTTCTCAAGCTTGATGTTTCAAGTTTCTCCAATGCTAAAAGTTGCCATTGAACCTTCCGACCCGTCAGATATGAGTGCTCTCATGAAGGGTTTGAGGCTATTAAATCGCGCAGATCCATTTGTTGAGGTGTCAGTGTCTTCCAGAGGAGAACATGTGCTTGCTGCTGCAGGAGAGGTGCATCTCGAGAGATGCACAAAAGATTTGAAAGAAAGGTTCGCCAAAGTGAGCTTGGAAGTCTCGCCTCCTCTGGTTTCTTACAAAGAGACTATTGAGGGTGAGGGACCGAATCCATTGGATAATTTAAAAGTACTGTTAGGAAATACCGACTTTGTTGAAAAAACAACTCCCAATGGAAGATGCACTGTCAGAGTACATGTCATGAAGCTTCCAACTGCACTCACTAAGTTGCTTGATGAGAATTCAGACACTCTTGGAGAAATTATTAGTGGTAAACTCGGTCAAACTTATAAGAAGTTGGAATCCCAGATAGGTTCTGTTGCAGAAGATGAAGAGCCACTTGAAGCACTAAGGAAACGCATTACGGATGCTGTAGAAAGTGATATTGTTTCTGCTGTTGGGGAAAATGACACTGATAAGATTCAAAAGTGTAAGCTTTTATGGGATCAGCTTCTCGAGAGGATTTGGTCGCTGGGTCCTGGCCAGGTTGGCCCTAATTTACTCATTACCCCAGATTCTAAAGATAAAAATACGGAGGATTCAATAATCGTTCCTGGATACTCGCACGTGTCTGCTAAACTGGGTTTTATAGATGATTCTAAAAATTCGTGTTCTGCCCAGGTTGATCAAGCACTTTATGCAGAAGCTGTTAGTCTGGAAAGTAGTGTAGTGTCTGGTTTTCAAATTGCTACTTCAGCTGGTCCATTGTGTGATGAACCTATGTGGGGCTTGGCATTTATCGTTGAGGCTTACATTTCTTCAGCATCCACTCAATCCAGTGAGGCTGATAATTCTCAACAGCTATTGGAGCAGTATGGCATGTTCACTGGTCAGGTCATGACAGCAGTGAAAGAAGCGTGTCGAGCTGCTGTACTTCAGAAGAAACCCCGTCTTGTTGAAGCGATGTACTTTTGTGAGCTGACCACCCCAGTTGAGCATCTTGGAGCCATGTACAGTGTACTTGCTCGAAGGAGAGCAAGAATAGTGAAGGAAGAGATGATAGAAAGTTCATCGTTGTTCACCGTCCATACTTATTTGCCGGTATCTGAAAGCTTTGGGTTTGCAGATGAGCTTAGGAAATGGACTTCTGGGTCTTCAAGTGCGCTTCTTGTTCTTAGTCATTGGGAACAACTTATGGAGGATCCTTTCTTTGTTCCGAAAACAGAGGAAGAGATTGAAGAGTTTGGAGATGGTTCAAGTGTTCCTCGAAATACAGCTAGAAAACTGATTGATGCTGTGAGGCGGAGAAAAGGATTGCCTGTGGAGGAAAAGGTTGTTCAGCATGCAACTAAGCAGAGGACTCTGGCTCGGAAGGTTTAG
- the LOC130813243 gene encoding uncharacterized protein LOC130813243 isoform X1, with protein MSAQEQVRNICILAHVDHGKTTLADHLIASCGGGVLHPKQAGKLRFMDYLDEEQRRAITMKSSSICLQYKSHLINLIDSPGHMDFCSEVSTAARLSDGGLVLVDVVEGVHIQTHAVLRQAWIEKLTPCLVLNKIDRLICELKMTPMEAYTRLWKIVLEVNSIVSGYKSEKYLSDIDSILASGSNSELGCDQDYEFVEDDQEDMFQPQKGNVVFGCGLDGWGFSVEEFAEFYASKLGASTAALRKALWGPWYFNTKSKRIVGKKAMGGGSKVRPMFVQFVLEPLWQVYQAALEPDGDKGMLVKVIKSFNLSVPSRELSNKDPKAVLQAVMSRWLPLSDTVLSMVIRCMPDPVTAQGWRIGRLLPKREVVDKVAESEVFSEAEFTRKCVEKCDSSSDAPTVAFVSKMFAVPRKMIPQLGPNGEILNNSTDEYGNNTESDECFLAFARIFSGVLTSGQKIYVLSALYDPLKGETSQKHLQVAELQSLYLMMGQGLKPVASAKAGNVVAIRGLGQHILKSATLSSTKNCWPFSSLMFQVSPMLKVAIEPSDPSDMSALMKGLRLLNRADPFVEVSVSSRGEHVLAAAGEVHLERCTKDLKERFAKVSLEVSPPLVSYKETIEGEGPNPLDNLKVLLGNTDFVEKTTPNGRCTVRVHVMKLPTALTKLLDENSDTLGEIISGKLGQTYKKLESQIGSVAEDEEPLEALRKRITDAVESDIVSAVGENDTDKIQKCKLLWDQLLERIWSLGPGQVGPNLLITPDSKDKNTEDSIIVPGYSHVSAKLGFIDDSKNSCSAQVDQALYAEAVSLESSVVSGFQIATSAGPLCDEPMWGLAFIVEAYISSASTQSSEADNSQQLLEQYGMFTGQVMTAVKEACRAAVLQKKPRLVEAMYFCELTTPVEHLGAMYSVLARRRARIVKEEMIESSSLFTVHTYLPVSESFGFADELRKWTSGSSSALLVLSHWEQLMEDPFFVPKTEEEIEEFGDGSSVPRNTARKLIDAVRRRKGLPVEEKVVQHATKQRTLARKV; from the coding sequence ATGTCGGCGCAAGAACAAGTTCGAAACATTTGCATTCTAGCACACGTTGATCATGGCAAAACAACGTTAGCGGATCACTTAATCGCATCTTGTGGTGGAGGAGTTTTACATCCAAAACAAGCAGGTAAATTACGATTCATGgattatcttgatgaagaacaaAGAAGAGCAATTACCATGAAAAGTTCATCAATTTGTTTACAATATAAatctcatttaattaatttaattgattcTCCTGGTCATATGGATTTTTGTAGTGAAGTTTCAACTGCAGCAAGGTTAAGTGATGGCGGGTTAGTTTTAGTTGATGTAGTTGAAGGTGTTCATATTCAAACTCACGCTGTTTTAAGACAAGCTTGGATTGAGAAACTAACCCCATGTTTAGTTTTAAACAAGATTGATAGGTTAATTTGTGAATTAAAGATGACGCCCATGGAAGCTTATACTAGATTATGGAAGATAGTTCTTGAGGTTAATAGTATAGTGAGTGGATATAAATCTGAGAAATATTTATCAGATATTGATTCTATTCTTGCTAGCGGGTCGAACAGTGAATTGGGTTGTGATCAAGATTATGAATTTGTGGAAGATGATCAGGAAGATATGTTTCAACCTCAAAAGGGTAATGTGGTTTTTGGTTGTGGATTGGATGGATGGGGTTTTAGTGTGGAGGAGTTTGCTGAGTTTTATGCATCTAAACTTGGAGCGAGTACCGCTGCTTTGAGAAAGGCGTTATGGGGTCCTTGGTATTTTAACACCAAGAGTAAGAGAATAGTGGGAAAGAAAGCAATGGGAGGGGGCAGTAAGGTTCGTCCGATGTTCGTTCAGTTTGTTTTGGAACCTTTGTGGCAGGTTTATCAGGCGGCTCTTGAGCCCGATGGTGACAAGGGGATGTTAGTGAAGGTGATTAAATCATTTAATTTGTCCGTTCCATCACGTGAGCTTAGTAATAAGGATCCTAAAGCTGTTCTTCAAGCTGTGATGAGTCGCTGGTTGCCGCTTTCTGATACTGTGTTGTCGATGGTTATAAGGTGTATGCCAGACCCTGTAACAGCACAGGGTTGGCGAATTGGTAGGTTACTTCCTAAGAGGGAGGTTGTGGATAAGGTGGCTGAGTCTGAGGTGTTTTCTGAGGCTGAATTCACAAGGAAGTGTGTGGAAAAATGTGATTCTAGTTCTGATGCTCCGACTGTTGCTTTTGTTTCTAAGATGTTTGCTGTTCCGAGGAAGATGATTCCTCAATTGGGTCCAAATGGGGAAATATTGAATAATTCGACTGATGAATATGGGAATAACACGGAATCTGATGAATGTTTTCTTGCATTTGCTAGGATCTTTAGTGGAGTTCTTACTTCAGGACAGAAAATCTATGTTCTTTCTGCTTTGTATGACCCACTTAAAGGGGAAACATCACAGAAGCATTTGCAGGTTGCAGAACTACAGTCATTGTATCTGATGATGGGGCAGGGTTTAAAACCTGTTGCCTCGGCCAAGGCTGGGAATGTGGTAGCTATACGAGGACTTGGACAGCATATCTTGAAAAGTGCTACTCTTTCATCAACTAAGAACTGTTGGCCTTTCTCAAGCTTGATGTTTCAAGTTTCTCCAATGCTAAAAGTTGCCATTGAACCTTCCGACCCGTCAGATATGAGTGCTCTCATGAAGGGTTTGAGGCTATTAAATCGCGCAGATCCATTTGTTGAGGTGTCAGTGTCTTCCAGAGGAGAACATGTGCTTGCTGCTGCAGGAGAGGTGCATCTCGAGAGATGCACAAAAGATTTGAAAGAAAGGTTCGCCAAAGTGAGCTTGGAAGTCTCGCCTCCTCTGGTTTCTTACAAAGAGACTATTGAGGGTGAGGGACCGAATCCATTGGATAATTTAAAAGTACTGTTAGGAAATACCGACTTTGTTGAAAAAACAACTCCCAATGGAAGATGCACTGTCAGAGTACATGTCATGAAGCTTCCAACTGCACTCACTAAGTTGCTTGATGAGAATTCAGACACTCTTGGAGAAATTATTAGTGGTAAACTCGGTCAAACTTATAAGAAGTTGGAATCCCAGATAGGTTCTGTTGCAGAAGATGAAGAGCCACTTGAAGCACTAAGGAAACGCATTACGGATGCTGTAGAAAGTGATATTGTTTCTGCTGTTGGGGAAAATGACACTGATAAGATTCAAAAGTGTAAGCTTTTATGGGATCAGCTTCTCGAGAGGATTTGGTCGCTGGGTCCTGGCCAGGTTGGCCCTAATTTACTCATTACCCCAGATTCTAAAGATAAAAATACGGAGGATTCAATAATCGTTCCTGGATACTCGCACGTGTCTGCTAAACTGGGTTTTATAGATGATTCTAAAAATTCGTGTTCTGCCCAGGTTGATCAAGCACTTTATGCAGAAGCTGTTAGTCTGGAAAGTAGTGTAGTGTCTGGTTTTCAAATTGCTACTTCAGCTGGTCCATTGTGTGATGAACCTATGTGGGGCTTGGCATTTATCGTTGAGGCTTACATTTCTTCAGCATCCACTCAATCCAGTGAGGCTGATAATTCTCAACAGCTATTGGAGCAGTATGGCATGTTCACTGGTCAGGTCATGACAGCAGTGAAAGAAGCGTGTCGAGCTGCTGTACTTCAGAAGAAACCCCGTCTTGTTGAAGCGATGTACTTTTGTGAGCTGACCACCCCAGTTGAGCATCTTGGAGCCATGTACAGTGTACTTGCTCGAAGGAGAGCAAGAATAGTGAAGGAAGAGATGATAGAAAGTTCATCGTTGTTCACCGTCCATACTTATTTGCCGGTATCTGAAAGCTTTGGGTTTGCAGATGAGCTTAGGAAATGGACTTCTGGGTCTTCAAGTGCGCTTCTTGTTCTTAGTCATTGGGAACAACTTATGGAGGATCCTTTCTTTGTTCCGAAAACAGAGGAAGAGATTGAAGAGTTTGGAGATGGTTCAAGTGTTCCTCGAAATACAGCTAGAAAACTGATTGATGCTGTGAGGCGGAGAAAAGGATTGCCTGTGGAGGAAAAGGTTGTTCAGCATGCAACTAAGCAGAGGACTCTGGCTCGGAAGGTTTAG